A window of the Kosakonia radicincitans DSM 16656 genome harbors these coding sequences:
- a CDS encoding DUF485 domain-containing protein: MMNNIYQQIENSAHFRELVERRQRFAFSLSIIMLIIYVGFILLIAFAPHWLGTPLHEGTSVTRGIPIGIGVIVISFVLTGVYVWRANGEFDRLTKAVLSEVKAS, encoded by the coding sequence GTGATGAATAACATTTATCAACAGATAGAAAACAGTGCGCATTTCAGGGAGTTAGTTGAAAGACGGCAACGGTTTGCCTTTTCCCTTTCCATCATCATGCTGATTATCTACGTCGGCTTTATTCTGCTTATCGCTTTTGCGCCGCACTGGCTCGGTACGCCGCTGCACGAAGGCACCAGCGTGACGCGCGGCATCCCGATTGGGATTGGCGTGATTGTGATTTCGTTTGTGCTGACCGGCGTCTACGTCTGGCGGGCAAACGGTGAGTTTGATCGTCTGACCAAAGCCGTGCTAAGCGAGGTAAAAGCATCATGA
- the actP gene encoding cation/acetate symporter ActP produces MKRVLTALAATLPFTAHAADAITGEVQRQPTNWQAIIMFVIFVALTLYITYWASKRVRSRNDYYTAGGNITGFQNGLAIAGDFMSAASFLGISALVYTSGYDGLIYSLGFLVGWPIILFLIAERLRNLGRYTFADVASYRLKQGPIRTLSACGSLVVVALYLIAQMVGAGKLIELLFGLNYHVAVVLVGVLMVLYVLFGGMLATTWVQIIKAVLLLFGASFMAFMVMKHVGFSFNNLFTEAMAVHPKGAAIMSPGGLVKDPISALSLGLGLMFGTAGLPHILMRFFTVSDAREARKSVFYATGFMGYFYILTFIIGFGAIMLVGANPAFKDAAGTLIGGNNMAAVHLADAVGGNLFLGFISAVAFATILAVVAGLTLAGASAVSHDLYANVFRKGATERQELKVSKITVLVLGVVAILLGILFEKQNIAFMVGLAFSIAASCNFPIILLSMYWSKLTTRGAMIGGWLGLLTAVILMILGPTIWVQILGHATAVFPYEYPALFSIAVAFIGIWIFSATDNTEAGKLEREQFRAQFIRSQTGIGIEQGRAH; encoded by the coding sequence ATGAAACGAGTCCTGACGGCGCTGGCCGCCACACTTCCTTTCACGGCGCACGCCGCCGATGCCATTACCGGCGAGGTACAACGCCAGCCAACCAACTGGCAGGCGATTATCATGTTTGTGATTTTCGTGGCGCTCACCCTGTACATCACTTACTGGGCGTCGAAACGCGTGCGTTCGCGTAACGATTACTACACCGCGGGCGGCAATATTACCGGTTTTCAGAACGGGCTGGCGATTGCCGGTGACTTTATGTCGGCGGCCTCCTTCCTCGGGATTTCCGCGCTGGTGTACACCTCCGGCTATGACGGGCTGATTTACTCGCTGGGCTTCCTTGTCGGCTGGCCGATTATCCTGTTTTTGATCGCCGAACGGCTGCGCAACCTTGGGCGCTATACCTTCGCCGACGTGGCCTCGTACCGCCTGAAACAGGGGCCGATTCGCACCCTTTCCGCCTGCGGTTCGCTGGTGGTGGTCGCGCTGTATCTGATTGCGCAGATGGTGGGTGCCGGGAAGCTTATCGAGCTGCTGTTCGGCCTGAACTATCACGTCGCCGTGGTACTGGTTGGCGTGCTGATGGTGCTGTATGTGCTGTTCGGCGGCATGCTCGCCACCACCTGGGTACAAATTATCAAAGCGGTATTGCTGCTGTTTGGCGCAAGTTTTATGGCCTTTATGGTGATGAAACACGTCGGTTTCAGCTTCAATAACCTGTTCACCGAAGCGATGGCGGTGCATCCGAAAGGCGCGGCAATCATGAGCCCTGGCGGGCTGGTGAAAGATCCGATCTCCGCCCTGTCGTTAGGCCTGGGCCTGATGTTCGGCACCGCCGGTTTGCCGCATATCCTGATGCGTTTCTTCACCGTCAGCGATGCGCGGGAAGCCCGTAAAAGCGTGTTCTACGCCACCGGTTTTATGGGTTACTTCTACATTCTGACCTTTATCATCGGCTTTGGCGCGATCATGCTGGTCGGCGCGAATCCGGCGTTTAAAGATGCGGCGGGCACGCTGATTGGCGGTAACAATATGGCAGCGGTTCACCTTGCCGATGCGGTTGGCGGCAACCTGTTCCTCGGCTTTATTTCCGCCGTGGCGTTCGCCACCATTCTGGCAGTGGTCGCCGGGCTGACGCTGGCGGGCGCGTCGGCGGTCTCGCACGATCTCTACGCCAACGTGTTCCGTAAAGGCGCGACCGAGCGCCAGGAACTGAAGGTATCCAAAATCACCGTGCTGGTGCTCGGCGTGGTCGCCATTTTGTTGGGCATTCTGTTTGAGAAGCAGAACATCGCCTTTATGGTCGGTCTGGCCTTCTCCATTGCCGCAAGCTGCAACTTCCCGATTATTCTGCTCTCGATGTACTGGTCGAAACTGACCACGCGCGGTGCGATGATCGGCGGATGGCTTGGCCTGCTGACGGCGGTGATTTTGATGATCCTCGGCCCGACCATTTGGGTACAGATCCTCGGCCACGCCACCGCGGTCTTCCCGTATGAGTATCCGGCGCTGTTCTCGATTGCTGTCGCGTTTATCGGCATCTGGATCTTCTCCGCTACCGATAACACCGAAGCGGGCAAGCTGGAACGCGAGCAGTTCCGCGCGCAGTTTATTCGCTCGCAGACCGGTATTGGTATCGAACAGGGTCGCGCACATTAA
- the yajD gene encoding HNH nuclease YajD yields MALIPKNYARLESGYREKALKIYPWVCGRCSREFVYSNLRELTVHHIDHDHTNNPEDGSNWELLCLYCHDHEHSKYTEADQYGATVVAGEDAQNDVGAATYNPFADLKSMLNKKK; encoded by the coding sequence ATGGCTTTGATCCCAAAAAACTACGCGCGGCTGGAAAGCGGCTACCGTGAGAAAGCACTAAAAATCTACCCGTGGGTGTGTGGACGCTGTTCGCGGGAGTTTGTTTATTCAAACCTGCGTGAATTGACGGTTCACCATATCGATCATGACCATACCAATAACCCGGAAGATGGCAGCAACTGGGAGCTATTGTGTCTGTATTGCCATGACCACGAACACTCAAAATACACGGAAGCGGATCAGTACGGCGCCACCGTTGTGGCGGGGGAAGATGCACAAAATGATGTCGGTGCAGCAACCTATAATCCGTTTGCCGATTTGAAGTCGATGCTTAACAAGAAGAAATAG
- a CDS encoding omptin family outer membrane protease: MKKSSVAVMMMAAFSGAVYAGPAQFTPDFSPESLTVSASGGMLSGKSHEMVYDEVTGRKISQLDWKLKNVAILKGDISWDAYSFLTLNARGWTSMASGSGHMDDYDWLNDKQSAWTDHSSHPATHVNYANEYDLNVKGWIFQGENYKAGVTAGYQETRFSWTATGGSYNYDNGTNIGNFPAGERGIGYSQRFSMPYIGLAGQYRINDFEFNALFKFSDWVRAHDNDEHYMRDLTFREKTSSSRYYGASIDAGYYVTPQAKVFAEFAYSRFEEGKGGTQIIDTNSGESASIGGDAAGISNNNYTVTAGLQYRF, encoded by the coding sequence ATGAAAAAAAGTAGTGTTGCAGTGATGATGATGGCCGCGTTTTCAGGAGCAGTTTATGCAGGACCGGCGCAATTTACGCCGGATTTTTCCCCGGAGAGTTTAACGGTTTCAGCCTCGGGTGGGATGCTGAGCGGGAAATCCCATGAGATGGTTTACGACGAAGTCACTGGGCGTAAAATCAGCCAACTCGACTGGAAACTCAAAAATGTCGCCATTCTGAAAGGCGATATTTCCTGGGATGCATACTCGTTTCTGACACTGAACGCCCGCGGCTGGACATCTATGGCATCTGGCTCCGGTCATATGGATGATTATGACTGGTTGAACGACAAGCAATCCGCATGGACAGACCACTCATCCCATCCAGCTACGCATGTTAATTATGCCAATGAATACGATCTCAATGTCAAAGGCTGGATATTCCAGGGCGAGAACTATAAAGCGGGTGTAACGGCAGGTTATCAGGAAACGCGTTTCAGCTGGACCGCTACCGGTGGTTCTTACAATTACGATAACGGGACAAATATCGGGAATTTCCCGGCCGGTGAACGTGGTATTGGTTATAGCCAGCGTTTCTCTATGCCATACATTGGCCTTGCTGGCCAGTATCGTATTAATGACTTTGAATTTAACGCGCTGTTTAAATTCAGTGATTGGGTCCGTGCTCATGATAACGACGAGCACTATATGCGCGACTTGACTTTCCGTGAGAAAACGTCAAGTTCACGCTATTACGGTGCATCAATTGATGCCGGATATTACGTCACACCGCAGGCCAAAGTTTTTGCTGAATTCGCCTATAGCCGTTTTGAAGAAGGCAAAGGCGGTACGCAAATTATTGATACCAACAGTGGCGAATCAGCATCTATTGGCGGAGATGCTGCCGGCATTTCTAACAATAACTATACCGTTACAGCCGGTCTGCAATATCGCTTCTGA
- the blaOXA gene encoding class D beta-lactamase — protein sequence MKNNIAVIASLISILCAQNAFSKDLCTLIVAAESGKVILQEGQECNKQVTPASTFKIAISLMGFDAGVLKNESEPAWDYKAGYPDWGGDNWKKKIDPTAWLKYSVFWYSQQVVGKLGQQTFERYVRAFDYGNKDVSAVDVSAPGQKGVWVMSSLQVSPVQQIAFLRKVVNRQLPLKSIAYEMTDNITRYDVSPEGWIIHGKTGTGSPGQDNKYDPNNAYGWYVGWATKGTQKIVFAKLIQDEQALSPNAGIRARDQLIHQISAVMKP from the coding sequence ATGAAAAATAATATAGCTGTGATTGCCTCATTAATTTCTATTCTCTGCGCCCAAAATGCATTCTCCAAAGACTTATGTACACTGATCGTTGCGGCCGAATCAGGAAAAGTCATTTTGCAGGAGGGTCAGGAATGCAATAAACAAGTGACCCCCGCTTCAACGTTTAAAATAGCGATAAGCCTGATGGGGTTTGATGCCGGAGTATTAAAAAACGAAAGTGAACCTGCCTGGGACTACAAAGCAGGATACCCGGACTGGGGCGGTGACAACTGGAAGAAAAAAATCGATCCAACCGCGTGGTTAAAATATTCTGTTTTCTGGTATTCACAACAGGTTGTGGGAAAGCTCGGGCAACAGACCTTTGAACGCTATGTGAGGGCTTTTGATTACGGCAATAAAGATGTTTCTGCCGTTGATGTCAGCGCACCGGGTCAAAAGGGCGTATGGGTGATGTCATCATTACAGGTATCGCCTGTTCAGCAAATCGCCTTTTTAAGGAAAGTGGTCAACCGTCAGTTGCCATTGAAGAGTATTGCGTACGAAATGACGGATAACATCACCCGGTATGATGTCAGCCCTGAGGGCTGGATTATTCACGGCAAGACGGGTACAGGTTCGCCGGGACAGGACAATAAATACGATCCAAATAATGCCTATGGCTGGTATGTCGGCTGGGCAACAAAAGGAACCCAAAAAATCGTTTTCGCTAAACTGATTCAGGATGAACAGGCGCTTTCGCCCAATGCTGGCATACGGGCTCGCGATCAACTTATTCACCAAATCTCTGCGGTCATGAAGCCGTAA